The proteins below are encoded in one region of Parvicella tangerina:
- a CDS encoding aconitate hydratase: MAFDIEMIKGVYAKFPERVAAARKIVGRPLTLAEKILYAHLWDTEKDQPGGEPTTKFERGKDYVDFAPDRVAMQDATAQMALLQFMQAGKPNVAVPSTVHLDHLIQAKIGASADLQNAMNQSSEVFNFLESVSNKYGIGFWKPGAGIIHQVVLENYAFPGGMMIGTDSHTVNAGGLGMVAIGVGGADAVDVMAGMPWELKFPKMIGVKLTGKMNGWTAPKDVILKVAGILTVKGGTGAIVEYFGEGAKSMSCTGKGTICNMGAEIGATTSTFGYDESMERYLRATDRNDVADAANAIKEHLTGDAEVYANPEQYFDQVIEINLSELEPHLNGPFTPDLATPISKMKEVAPGKGWPLDVEWGLIGSCTNSSYEDLSRAASIAKQAVDKGLKTKADFGINPGSEQVRFTAERDGLLQVFEDLDARIFTNACGPCIGQWGRYEDPKNAPKNSIVHSFNRNFSKRADGNPNTHAFVASPEMVAAIAISGRLDFNPLTDTLTNDKGEQVKLDPPVGDELPTKGFDVEDNGYIAPAADGSGVEVKVNPDSDRLQLLTPFEPWDGTNITGMKLLIKAEGKCTTDHISMAGPWLRYRGHLDNISNNCLIGAVNAFNGETNNVKNQLDGSHGEVPAVQRKYKAAGVKTIVVGDHNYGEGSSREHAAMEPRHLGVIAVLVKSFARIHETNLKKQGMLGLTFANEADYDKIQEDDTFNFLDLDQFSPNKPLTLEVVHADGSKENIVCNHTYNAQQIEWFKAGSALNLIRAMAEA; the protein is encoded by the coding sequence ATGGCATTTGATATAGAAATGATCAAGGGAGTCTATGCTAAATTCCCTGAAAGAGTAGCTGCCGCACGAAAAATCGTAGGTAGACCTTTAACATTAGCAGAAAAGATATTATACGCTCACTTGTGGGATACAGAGAAGGATCAGCCGGGAGGTGAGCCAACAACAAAGTTCGAAAGAGGTAAAGATTACGTAGATTTTGCTCCAGATAGAGTAGCCATGCAAGATGCAACAGCTCAAATGGCCTTGTTGCAATTTATGCAGGCTGGAAAACCTAATGTAGCAGTTCCATCAACCGTGCATTTGGATCACTTGATTCAGGCAAAGATTGGAGCTTCTGCAGATTTACAAAATGCAATGAATCAGTCGAGTGAAGTATTTAACTTCCTGGAAAGTGTTTCTAACAAATATGGAATCGGCTTCTGGAAACCTGGAGCGGGAATTATTCATCAGGTAGTGCTTGAGAATTATGCTTTTCCTGGTGGAATGATGATCGGTACGGATTCTCACACCGTGAATGCAGGTGGATTGGGAATGGTGGCGATTGGTGTTGGTGGAGCTGACGCTGTGGACGTGATGGCTGGAATGCCTTGGGAGTTAAAGTTCCCAAAAATGATTGGTGTCAAGTTGACAGGTAAGATGAACGGTTGGACTGCACCTAAGGATGTAATTTTGAAAGTTGCAGGTATTCTTACTGTGAAAGGTGGAACTGGAGCTATTGTAGAGTATTTTGGAGAAGGAGCGAAATCCATGTCGTGTACGGGTAAAGGAACCATTTGTAACATGGGTGCGGAGATTGGTGCAACGACTTCTACTTTCGGATATGATGAAAGTATGGAGCGTTACCTAAGAGCAACAGATAGAAATGATGTGGCTGATGCGGCTAATGCAATTAAGGAACACCTGACTGGAGATGCAGAGGTTTATGCAAATCCTGAACAGTACTTTGATCAAGTGATCGAAATCAACTTATCTGAATTAGAACCACACCTAAACGGACCATTTACGCCAGACTTAGCAACACCAATCTCAAAAATGAAAGAGGTTGCACCTGGTAAAGGTTGGCCATTGGACGTTGAGTGGGGGTTGATCGGTTCTTGTACCAACTCTTCGTATGAAGATCTTTCCAGAGCAGCTTCTATCGCAAAGCAGGCAGTGGATAAAGGTTTGAAAACAAAAGCAGATTTTGGAATTAATCCAGGTTCTGAGCAAGTGAGATTTACTGCTGAAAGAGATGGACTATTACAAGTTTTTGAAGATTTGGATGCAAGAATCTTTACGAATGCATGTGGTCCATGTATTGGTCAGTGGGGTAGATATGAAGACCCAAAGAATGCACCTAAGAACAGTATTGTTCACTCGTTCAATAGAAACTTCTCGAAGCGAGCTGACGGAAACCCAAATACACACGCTTTTGTAGCCTCGCCAGAAATGGTTGCAGCAATTGCCATCTCAGGAAGATTAGATTTTAACCCACTTACAGATACGTTGACCAACGATAAAGGTGAGCAAGTTAAATTAGATCCACCTGTAGGAGATGAATTACCAACTAAAGGATTTGATGTGGAAGATAACGGATACATCGCTCCAGCTGCTGATGGTAGTGGAGTAGAGGTGAAGGTAAATCCAGATTCAGATCGTCTGCAATTGTTAACTCCTTTTGAGCCTTGGGATGGAACGAACATCACAGGTATGAAGTTGTTGATCAAAGCGGAAGGTAAGTGTACTACAGATCACATTTCTATGGCCGGACCATGGTTAAGATACAGAGGTCACTTGGATAATATTTCTAATAACTGTTTAATCGGAGCGGTGAATGCGTTTAACGGTGAGACGAACAACGTAAAGAATCAATTAGACGGATCGCACGGGGAAGTTCCTGCGGTACAGCGAAAGTATAAAGCAGCAGGAGTAAAAACGATTGTTGTAGGAGATCATAACTACGGTGAAGGTTCTTCGAGAGAGCACGCAGCTATGGAACCAAGACACTTAGGTGTGATTGCGGTATTGGTGAAATCATTCGCTCGTATTCACGAAACAAACCTGAAGAAACAAGGAATGTTAGGATTAACGTTTGCTAACGAAGCAGACTATGACAAAATTCAGGAAGATGATACGTTCAACTTCTTAGATTTAGATCAGTTCTCTCCAAACAAACCTTTAACATTAGAGGTAGTTCATGCGGATGGTTCTAAAGAGAACATCGTTTGTAACCATACCTACAACGCTCAACAAATTGAGTGGTTCAAAGCTGGTTCAGCATTGAACTTGATCAGAGCAATGGCAGAAGCTTAG
- a CDS encoding SUMF1/EgtB/PvdO family nonheme iron enzyme: protein MRQLFSILFCIIIGGSGFSQDAKEKDILNDYSLISENLYISVYELSIGEYQNYLSAIAQDSTEEFYKSQLPDSTALDYIRWANESYCGCGPMYIPHYSHPAFDNMPAYGLSHDQVINYCNWLTSTSNDSTGLIEYKFRLPSEDEWDSAYGKNSKKYSKDKEYCETYVSDYPAYGNLIRQNVGLENVSYKRTRITNSNNSDKGEFIYKDSIYVYDLIEPNCYSRKPQPNPIWNNVVNEYGLFHIDGNLSEMTSTPGIAKGSSYILQKDFGTKAVVYEKPEPWLGARLICEKITNPNKD from the coding sequence ATGAGACAATTATTTTCCATATTATTCTGCATTATTATTGGAGGTAGTGGTTTCTCGCAAGATGCAAAGGAAAAAGACATTCTCAATGATTATTCGCTGATCTCGGAGAACCTGTATATCTCAGTTTACGAGCTATCAATTGGAGAATATCAGAATTATTTGAGTGCAATAGCGCAAGACTCAACTGAGGAATTCTACAAATCTCAGCTACCGGACTCAACGGCTTTAGATTACATTCGATGGGCAAATGAATCCTACTGTGGATGTGGCCCTATGTATATTCCTCATTACTCTCACCCAGCATTCGACAATATGCCTGCATATGGATTAAGTCATGATCAAGTAATTAATTATTGTAATTGGCTCACCAGCACTTCTAACGATTCTACAGGTCTTATTGAATATAAATTCCGACTTCCTTCTGAAGATGAATGGGATTCGGCATATGGAAAAAACTCAAAGAAATATTCAAAGGACAAGGAATATTGCGAAACATACGTATCTGATTACCCAGCATATGGCAACCTCATTAGACAGAATGTAGGTCTAGAAAATGTCTCGTACAAAAGAACTCGAATTACAAACTCAAATAATTCTGACAAGGGAGAATTCATTTACAAGGATAGTATTTATGTCTATGATTTAATAGAACCAAATTGCTATAGCCGCAAGCCGCAACCTAATCCTATTTGGAATAATGTTGTAAATGAATATGGGCTCTTTCACATTGATGGAAACTTGAGTGAAATGACCTCTACTCCAGGAATTGCAAAAGGAAGTAGTTATATTCTCCAAAAGGATTTTGGAACTAAGGCTGTTGTTTACGAGAAACCTGAGCCATGGTTGGGTGCGCGACTAATATGTGAAAAAATAACAAACCCTAACAAAGACTAA
- the ltrA gene encoding group II intron reverse transcriptase/maturase: MIASVLHPRNLTQAREKVISNGGSSGIDKMSVKELRSYDQKHRKALIRSIQEGKYVASSIRGVEIPKGNGKTRMLGVPTVIDRMLQQAVSQVLTNYFEPTFEESSYGFRPNKNLQQAVLKSQAYINEGYQNIADIDLKTFFDEVAHYQVLQLIYNKVKCQTTLKLIRKWLRAPIAINGRLHKRRKGIPQGSPLSPLLANILLDQLDKHLKGKGAKYIRYADDFSIYCKTQAEARKIGNEVYQYLRDKLKLPINRAKSGIRRPINFKILGHGFVSKYKKGEKGKYQVVVKKESWDTLKRKLKYATKKTHPRSLSERIEAIKLIYQGWINNFRLGNIQGKLKKVEEWLRNRLRYCIWHDWKKLERKRKNLIRLGVDQGMAYAWSRTRMGGWAVAQSPILRTTITIERLKKRRYESMVEYYHRVKS; encoded by the coding sequence ATGATAGCAAGCGTACTCCACCCAAGGAATCTCACCCAAGCAAGAGAGAAAGTCATCTCAAACGGAGGTAGTTCAGGGATAGATAAAATGAGTGTAAAAGAGCTACGGTCATACGACCAAAAGCATCGAAAAGCATTGATAAGATCTATCCAAGAGGGTAAGTATGTGGCATCAAGTATTCGCGGGGTAGAAATTCCGAAAGGAAATGGTAAAACAAGGATGTTGGGTGTGCCCACAGTAATAGACAGGATGCTTCAACAAGCCGTAAGTCAAGTGCTTACGAACTACTTTGAGCCAACGTTTGAGGAAAGTAGCTACGGATTCAGGCCTAACAAGAATCTACAACAAGCTGTGTTGAAGAGCCAAGCGTACATAAACGAGGGCTACCAAAACATAGCGGATATAGACTTGAAAACGTTCTTCGATGAAGTAGCTCATTACCAAGTTTTGCAACTGATCTACAACAAGGTAAAATGTCAAACTACCTTAAAATTAATACGTAAGTGGCTAAGAGCCCCGATAGCAATAAACGGGCGACTCCATAAGCGTAGAAAAGGAATACCACAAGGCAGTCCACTAAGTCCACTTCTAGCCAATATACTGCTAGATCAGCTGGACAAACACTTAAAGGGTAAAGGCGCAAAATACATCCGCTATGCAGACGATTTCAGTATCTACTGTAAAACGCAAGCAGAAGCAAGGAAAATAGGTAACGAAGTATATCAGTACTTACGAGATAAACTAAAGTTACCTATCAATCGAGCCAAAAGCGGAATAAGACGCCCCATAAACTTTAAGATATTAGGACATGGCTTTGTTTCCAAGTACAAAAAGGGAGAAAAAGGCAAATACCAAGTGGTAGTAAAGAAAGAGAGTTGGGACACCCTAAAACGGAAGCTAAAATATGCCACAAAGAAAACCCACCCGAGAAGTTTGTCAGAACGGATAGAAGCGATAAAACTCATCTATCAGGGCTGGATAAATAACTTTAGGTTGGGGAATATCCAAGGCAAATTAAAGAAAGTAGAGGAGTGGCTACGCAACCGACTACGGTATTGTATATGGCACGATTGGAAGAAACTAGAACGAAAGAGGAAGAACCTCATACGGCTAGGAGTAGACCAAGGAATGGCGTACGCATGGAGCAGAACGAGAATGGGAGGATGGGCAGTAGCCCAAAGCCCTATACTACGCACAACCATCACCATAGAGCGATTGAAGAAGAGGAGGTACGAAAGTATGGTCGAGTATTACCACCGAGTAAAAAGCTGA
- a CDS encoding nucleotidyltransferase family protein codes for MSFKEQYKDQLIDLCKRYNVETLYLFGSAQSETMNESSDVDLLVKFKKFNLAKYFQNYIDFKTKLQELFNRKVDLLEEQTLSNPYLIKSINKNKELIYG; via the coding sequence ATGTCATTCAAAGAGCAATATAAAGATCAGTTAATTGACTTATGCAAAAGGTACAATGTAGAGACGTTGTATCTATTTGGGTCTGCTCAATCTGAAACGATGAATGAATCCAGTGATGTGGATCTATTGGTGAAATTCAAGAAATTTAATCTTGCCAAATACTTTCAAAACTATATTGATTTTAAGACAAAACTTCAAGAATTATTTAATCGAAAAGTTGATCTTCTTGAAGAGCAAACACTGTCTAATCCATACTTGATCAAATCAATCAATAAGAATAAAGAATTGATTTATGGATGA
- a CDS encoding HepT-like ribonuclease domain-containing protein, whose protein sequence is MDERIQKWLYDIKVAIDEVDSFFEGESMIFENYQKNKMLKRAVEREFEIIGEAMNRILKRDESFIEEIEDATNIVGLRNQVIHAYDNISDESIWAIIINHLPRLKKDVNALLNE, encoded by the coding sequence ATGGATGAAAGAATTCAAAAATGGCTCTATGACATCAAGGTTGCAATTGATGAAGTTGATTCCTTCTTTGAAGGAGAGTCTATGATCTTTGAGAATTATCAGAAAAATAAAATGCTCAAACGTGCCGTGGAAAGAGAATTCGAGATCATTGGAGAAGCTATGAATCGAATACTTAAACGTGACGAATCATTCATTGAGGAAATCGAAGATGCTACCAATATAGTCGGGTTAAGGAATCAAGTGATTCACGCATACGACAATATTTCTGATGAAAGTATTTGGGCTATTATCATCAATCATCTACCCAGATTAAAGAAAGATGTGAATGCTCTACTGAATGAATAA
- a CDS encoding glycosyltransferase family 4 protein, producing MQEKTLLIIGKVWPEPNSSAAGRRMMQLIELFQTNGYTIHFASTSGFTGNEVDLSKWKVQTHSIKLNDDTFDDFLKNLTPDVVLYDRFMSEEQFGWRVRRMLPQALTILDSEDLHFLRKGRQEGVKQRGTFDASDYYNDTTKRELASILRTDLTLVISKFELDLLINTFQVNSAKLCYLPIVEQKAQKIIPYEERTDAVFIGNFMHEPNWDAVLQLKKIWKGWENKPKDLHLKIFGAYPPQKAYQLNSEREQFHVVGKAVSSAEVIGNAKLLLAPLRFGAGLKGKLLEAMSLGTPSITTSVGAEGIAAGELWGGVVDDEFENWPKHVSSLFEDEKRWRSAQLKGFKNLEQLCDPELLEHFMDRVVQVQKELKPHRHTNYLGEVLHHHTLKSTEYMSRWIEEKNKNPDSTSK from the coding sequence GTGCAAGAAAAAACACTCTTGATAATTGGTAAAGTATGGCCTGAGCCGAATAGCTCAGCGGCAGGAAGAAGGATGATGCAATTGATCGAACTCTTTCAGACAAACGGTTATACCATTCATTTTGCTTCAACCTCTGGTTTTACAGGAAATGAGGTTGATCTTTCCAAATGGAAAGTACAGACGCATTCCATCAAGTTAAATGACGATACCTTCGATGATTTTCTCAAGAACCTTACTCCAGATGTGGTTTTGTATGATCGTTTTATGTCGGAAGAGCAATTTGGTTGGCGCGTAAGACGCATGCTACCGCAAGCATTGACAATACTCGACTCTGAGGACCTTCATTTTCTGCGAAAAGGCAGACAAGAAGGTGTTAAACAAAGAGGAACATTTGATGCATCAGATTATTACAACGATACCACAAAACGGGAGTTGGCGAGTATTTTGAGGACAGACTTAACGTTGGTCATCTCAAAGTTTGAACTGGACTTGCTTATCAATACATTTCAAGTAAACTCTGCTAAACTGTGTTACCTGCCAATCGTTGAACAGAAAGCACAGAAGATCATTCCTTATGAAGAGAGGACAGATGCAGTATTCATCGGTAATTTTATGCACGAACCTAATTGGGATGCTGTTTTACAATTGAAAAAGATCTGGAAAGGTTGGGAGAATAAACCTAAAGATCTTCACCTAAAGATTTTTGGAGCCTATCCACCGCAAAAAGCCTATCAGTTGAATAGTGAACGAGAACAATTTCACGTTGTAGGTAAAGCAGTGTCTTCAGCTGAGGTAATTGGGAATGCAAAACTTTTACTAGCTCCTTTGCGGTTTGGAGCGGGTTTAAAAGGTAAACTGCTCGAAGCAATGAGTTTAGGAACGCCATCAATAACTACTTCTGTAGGAGCAGAAGGTATTGCAGCTGGTGAGCTTTGGGGTGGAGTAGTGGATGATGAATTTGAAAATTGGCCCAAACATGTCAGCTCTCTCTTTGAGGATGAAAAGAGATGGAGGTCTGCTCAGTTGAAGGGGTTTAAAAACCTGGAACAGTTGTGTGACCCTGAATTGCTAGAGCATTTCATGGATAGAGTAGTGCAGGTTCAAAAAGAGCTGAAACCACATCGACATACAAATTACTTGGGAGAAGTACTTCATCACCACACCTTAAAAAGTACAGAATACATGTCTCGTTGGATAGAGGAGAAAAATAAAAACCCCGACTCCACTAGTAAATGA
- a CDS encoding VOC family protein encodes MTKSPYPCLWFDGQASEASDFYCSIFPNSRIIVKTPSIVFFELNGTRFTGLDGGPMFKFNESVSFVIECDDQNEIDHYWNNLSHEGEEGQCGWLKDKYGVSWQVIPSNLGELMGGDPDKSARASQLFMSMKKIVIQELKDA; translated from the coding sequence ATGACAAAATCACCCTACCCATGCCTATGGTTTGACGGACAAGCTTCTGAAGCCTCCGATTTTTATTGCTCCATCTTTCCAAACTCCAGAATTATCGTAAAGACACCGAGCATCGTATTCTTTGAATTGAATGGGACGAGATTCACCGGGTTGGATGGTGGTCCGATGTTCAAATTTAACGAGTCCGTTTCTTTTGTGATTGAATGTGACGATCAAAATGAGATTGACCATTACTGGAACAACTTATCCCATGAAGGTGAAGAAGGACAGTGTGGATGGCTAAAGGATAAATACGGTGTTTCCTGGCAAGTTATTCCATCAAACTTAGGCGAGTTAATGGGAGGAGATCCAGACAAATCGGCTAGAGCATCTCAACTTTTCATGTCCATGAAGAAAATTGTGATCCAAGAATTGAAAGATGCCTAG
- a CDS encoding YceI family protein, with the protein MATKWKIDPTHSDIAFKVKHMMISTVTGFFNEFDGEVETENDDFSGAKINFNVSIDSINTKNEDRDAHLKSDDFFNAAEYPKMTFVSKSFDGENLVGDLTIRDVTKEVKLDVEYLGTAVDPYGQTKAGFEVTGSLNRKEFGLNWSAVTEAGNIVVSDKVKLQLDVQFIKQ; encoded by the coding sequence ATGGCAACAAAATGGAAAATAGACCCTACGCATTCAGACATTGCGTTTAAAGTAAAACACATGATGATTTCAACCGTAACTGGATTCTTCAATGAGTTTGATGGAGAGGTAGAAACTGAAAACGATGATTTTTCAGGAGCAAAGATCAATTTCAATGTATCTATAGATTCAATAAATACGAAAAATGAAGACCGAGACGCTCACCTCAAATCAGACGACTTCTTTAATGCAGCTGAATACCCTAAAATGACATTCGTTTCAAAAAGTTTTGACGGAGAAAATTTAGTGGGTGATCTAACCATCAGAGACGTCACAAAAGAAGTGAAACTAGACGTAGAATACCTCGGTACAGCTGTGGATCCATACGGACAAACCAAAGCAGGTTTTGAGGTGACAGGAAGTCTTAATAGAAAAGAATTTGGTCTGAACTGGAGTGCAGTAACAGAGGCCGGTAACATTGTAGTTTCTGACAAGGTAAAACTTCAGTTGGATGTACAATTCATCAAGCAATAG
- a CDS encoding serine hydrolase domain-containing protein has product MAKNKKKVNPKRKLIIRISLAIVLIGLIYGGYYFIARLPIITAYAAKDMCSCVFIGDRDPQDVIDNEFQFSLVKYAHAEVDREKRTVTATVWGMGSKTAYYHPQKGCAILNEMEAEKFLSEGVDVNNIVFDTTYFKPLLADHDNPSVNYEQLALAIEHAFKDDNPEEPYGTRAIVVLKDGKLIGEQYAEGFDHTSMQLGWSMTKSVFSALIGIAIKQDYITSVEENNLFKEWKGDDRKNITLQQLLQMNAGLEWTEDYGDISEATRMLYESDDMVKFTLACDQEAQPGEHWEYSSGSSNLLSGLLRQRMEYETYFHFPRTQLFEKIGATSFRIETDAAGNYVASSYAWATARDWAKFGQLYLDNGKTAHGEQLFPEEWVSFTKEAANDSKGQYGAQFWLPTKEEYPNAPDGMFFADGFQGQRIFIIPSHNVVIVRLGLSRFEQPNYDEMITEILATLD; this is encoded by the coding sequence ATGGCAAAAAATAAGAAAAAAGTTAACCCAAAAAGAAAGCTGATCATACGCATTTCTTTGGCTATTGTATTGATCGGTTTGATCTATGGCGGTTATTACTTCATTGCGAGACTTCCTATCATTACCGCCTATGCAGCAAAAGATATGTGCTCCTGTGTTTTTATTGGCGATCGTGATCCACAAGACGTGATCGACAATGAATTTCAGTTCAGTCTGGTAAAATATGCCCATGCTGAAGTGGATAGAGAAAAGCGAACGGTGACTGCAACAGTTTGGGGAATGGGAAGCAAAACCGCCTACTATCACCCACAAAAGGGGTGTGCAATTTTAAATGAAATGGAAGCTGAAAAATTTCTGAGTGAGGGAGTTGATGTCAATAATATTGTCTTCGACACCACTTACTTTAAGCCCCTTTTAGCTGACCATGACAATCCTTCAGTAAACTATGAGCAATTAGCCTTAGCTATTGAACATGCTTTCAAGGATGATAACCCTGAAGAACCTTATGGCACGAGAGCAATTGTGGTATTAAAAGATGGTAAGCTGATCGGAGAACAGTATGCTGAAGGCTTTGATCATACATCAATGCAATTGGGGTGGTCGATGACCAAAAGTGTATTTAGTGCACTAATTGGCATTGCCATCAAACAAGACTACATCACCTCTGTAGAAGAAAATAATTTATTCAAAGAGTGGAAAGGAGATGATCGCAAAAATATTACACTACAGCAGTTACTTCAGATGAATGCTGGACTGGAGTGGACAGAAGATTACGGAGACATTTCAGAAGCAACAAGAATGCTCTACGAAAGTGACGACATGGTCAAGTTTACGCTAGCATGTGATCAGGAAGCTCAACCCGGTGAGCATTGGGAATATTCTTCAGGAAGTTCTAACCTTCTTTCTGGATTACTTCGGCAAAGAATGGAATATGAAACATATTTCCATTTTCCAAGGACCCAACTTTTTGAAAAAATTGGGGCGACCTCTTTTAGAATTGAAACAGATGCAGCAGGTAATTATGTCGCTTCCTCTTACGCTTGGGCGACTGCCAGAGACTGGGCAAAGTTTGGTCAGTTATATTTAGACAATGGGAAAACGGCACATGGCGAACAGCTCTTTCCTGAAGAATGGGTCTCGTTCACAAAAGAGGCGGCCAATGACTCCAAAGGTCAATACGGAGCACAATTTTGGTTACCTACAAAAGAAGAATACCCCAATGCTCCAGACGGCATGTTCTTCGCAGACGGATTTCAAGGACAGCGCATCTTTATTATTCCTTCGCATAATGTGGTCATCGTTCGGTTAGGCTTATCTCGCTTTGAGCAACCTAATTATGATGAAATGATCACAGAGATCTTAGCTACTTTAGATTGA
- a CDS encoding pirin family protein — protein sequence MKLTHHKSETRGHADHGWLKSYHTFSFANYFDKERMNFGVLRVLNDDRVAPSGGFPPHPHSNMEIISIPLQGALEHQDSMGNTQVIKAGDIQVMSAGTGVTHSEYNKNDDQEVQFLQIWVYPNQKDVTPRYDQIALNEIKQQNQLYQIVSPNPKDQGVWIHQNAWFSLGHYTKETADSYKLNDPKNGVYLFVLEGTIKVGDVELSKRDGLGIEEVDQFDFSTQANTQVLLMEVPMNKQIIV from the coding sequence ATGAAACTAACTCATCATAAAAGTGAAACAAGAGGTCATGCAGATCATGGTTGGTTAAAGTCCTACCATACCTTCAGCTTTGCGAATTATTTTGATAAAGAACGTATGAACTTTGGTGTGCTGAGAGTATTAAATGATGACCGAGTTGCACCATCCGGAGGCTTTCCTCCTCACCCTCACTCCAATATGGAGATCATCAGTATTCCCTTACAAGGTGCACTAGAACATCAGGACAGCATGGGGAATACACAAGTAATTAAAGCAGGTGATATTCAGGTGATGAGCGCTGGAACAGGCGTTACACACAGCGAGTACAACAAAAACGATGATCAGGAAGTACAGTTCTTACAAATATGGGTGTATCCCAATCAAAAAGACGTTACTCCAAGATATGATCAAATCGCATTGAACGAAATAAAACAACAGAATCAACTGTATCAAATAGTATCACCCAACCCAAAGGATCAAGGAGTTTGGATTCATCAAAACGCGTGGTTCTCACTAGGCCATTACACAAAAGAGACAGCAGATAGTTACAAGTTGAATGATCCGAAAAACGGGGTATATCTCTTTGTCCTAGAAGGAACAATCAAAGTTGGTGACGTTGAACTTTCAAAGCGTGATGGATTGGGCATTGAAGAAGTAGATCAGTTTGACTTCAGCACCCAAGCCAACACCCAGGTACTTCTAATGGAAGTACCTATGAACAAGCAAATAATTGTATAA
- a CDS encoding RHS repeat domain-containing protein: MKYRVLLYLLLILNVGFSQKENSKYSVFHIISNDNPNFGPDEQRHNWEPPVINVVHSTRIDTTYNDTLILDYDNSGNVISYKRIGKWGRCHVLKYEYNENSQLVKEISLDCNGVVSRSLYIDYSDTTIIESEDGKNPSKVIYFLDSNHNRTKRQDIINGRNSTYWLKEYDKKGNVIDFKFYWSDTSFFHEVYEYGQNGELMESEILRFAHALPATPYDFLGRQIISLTNGNKRIYQYDDQNHQITEYRVQYNNDTIVYRYTYDQYGNLKEVLKNEEGTTKVDTYHEYKYDEYGNVTECKSYYKGELRSVSKTQYDYKK, encoded by the coding sequence ATGAAGTACAGAGTTCTGCTATATCTTCTACTAATTCTAAATGTTGGTTTTTCTCAAAAGGAAAATAGCAAGTATTCTGTGTTCCATATTATTTCTAATGACAACCCGAATTTTGGTCCTGACGAGCAAAGGCATAATTGGGAACCACCAGTAATAAATGTGGTGCACTCAACTCGTATTGATACAACTTACAATGATACACTAATACTCGATTACGATAATTCAGGCAACGTAATTTCTTATAAGAGGATTGGTAAATGGGGGCGTTGCCATGTATTAAAGTATGAATATAACGAAAACAGTCAATTAGTTAAGGAGATATCTCTGGACTGCAATGGTGTCGTCTCACGTTCTTTGTATATAGATTATTCAGACACTACGATAATAGAGTCTGAAGACGGAAAGAATCCAAGTAAAGTAATTTACTTTTTAGACTCCAATCATAATAGGACTAAGCGACAAGACATTATTAACGGAAGAAACAGCACTTATTGGTTAAAAGAGTATGATAAAAAAGGAAATGTGATTGATTTTAAGTTTTATTGGTCAGACACATCATTCTTTCATGAAGTTTATGAATATGGCCAAAATGGGGAACTTATGGAGAGCGAGATTTTAAGATTTGCACACGCACTTCCCGCGACACCTTACGATTTTCTCGGGAGGCAGATTATATCATTGACAAATGGTAACAAAAGAATATACCAATATGATGATCAAAATCATCAAATTACTGAATATCGAGTTCAATATAACAACGACACAATAGTGTATAGATACACTTATGATCAATATGGCAACCTAAAAGAAGTTTTGAAAAACGAAGAAGGAACTACCAAAGTCGATACTTATCATGAATATAAATACGATGAATATGGTAATGTAACCGAATGCAAGTCTTACTATAAAGGAGAGCTTAGATCCGTGAGTAAAACCCAATATGACTATAAAAAGTAA